A genome region from Triticum aestivum cultivar Chinese Spring chromosome 2B, IWGSC CS RefSeq v2.1, whole genome shotgun sequence includes the following:
- the LOC123040743 gene encoding dirigent protein 1-like, whose protein sequence is MPAAKSKQRSTLFVFVYFASSAALAVLLSASWQWLAAASARPARMRLFMHDVLTGPGATAVEVVNGTGPSLFGGEPPLRFGQVVVIDDALTEGPDPASSPVGRAQGTYVFASMHDPALLFCMNVVLTAGPYSGSTFTVVGRDNIVEPLRELSVVGGTGRFRMATGYVLWKTASWQLRKNAVLDLDVFIHLHAHAHA, encoded by the coding sequence ATGCCTGCTGCGAAGTCGAAGCAGAGGAGCACCCTCTTCGTCTTCGTGTACTTCGCCTCTTCCGCGGCGCTCGCGGTGCTGCTCTCGGCGTCCTGGCAATGGCTTGCCGCGGCGTCCGCCCGGCCCGCCCGCATGCGCCTGTTCATGCACGACGTGCTCACCGGGCCGGGCGCCACGGCGGTCGAGGTCGTGAACGGCACGGGGCCGTCGCTGTTCGGGGGCGAGCCGCCGCTGCGGTTCGGGCAGGTGGTGGTGATCGACGACGCGCTCACGGAGGGGCCGGACCCGGCGTCGAGCCCCGTGGGGCGCGCGCAGGGGACCTACGTTTTCGCGTCCATGCACGACCCGGCGTTGCTCTTCTGCATGAATGTGGTGCTCACGGCGGGGCCATACTCCGGGAGCACCTTCACCGTCGTCGGCCGCGACAACATCGTCGAGCCATTGCGGGAGCTGTCCGTGGTGGGCGGCACCGGGCGGTTCAGGATGGCGACGGGGTACGTGCTCTGGAAGACGGCGAGCTGGCAGCTACGCAAGAACGCCGTCCTCGACCTGGACGTGTTTATCCACCTCCACGCCCACGCCCATGCATGA